From the Pirellulales bacterium genome, the window AGCAGGGCAATCTGCACGCCGTGTCGGGCGTCGGATCGTCGGACGGAACGTTTGGCGGCAAGGAGAAACCAAAATTTTCCAGCCATTCGTACGGCGCGCATTTTGTCGAAGTCACCTGGCAGCCCGAAATCGCGCGGTTGCGTGTCAGCCGCGTCGTGACCGTGATCGACGCCGGCCGTATCATCAATCCGCTCGCCGGGCGCAATCAGATCGAAGGCGCGGTGGTCATGGGCATCGGCATGTGCCTGTTCGAAGCGACGGCCTACGATTCGCGAAACGGCGCGCCGTACAACGCCAACCTGGCGGACTACATCGTCGCCACCAACGCCGATGTGCCGAAGCTGGAAGTCCACTTTCTCGATTACCCCGATTTCCACCTTGACGAATTGGGAGCGCGTGGCATCGGAGAAATCGGCCTGGCCGGCACCGCGGCGGCCATTGCCAACGCCGTCTATCATGCCACCGGAGTGCGCGTGCGCAACCTGCCGATCAAAATCGAGGATCTGCTGAGCGCCTGACGACACCATGCAATCGCCGCCCGTCGTGGTCATCGCAAGTGAGCTTCATCGTGATCCGCAACGACCTCAAAGAAATGATTTCGCTGGCTGAGCGTCTGGAGGCCGCCGCCGAACCGGCCATCTTGGCCACGTTGTTTGCGGCCAATGGCTCGACCTATCGGCCGCTGGGGTCGATGATGATCGGCGGACCATCGTCGGCATTCCTGGCCGGGGGCGTCAGCGGCGGCTGCTTGGAGGAATTCATCGCCCGTCGCGGTCGCGCGCTCGCCCGGCAAAAATCGGCAATCATGCTCAGCTTCGCAGCCGATCCGGACGCCGATCATTCCGATGCCCCGTCCCTTGGCTGCGGGGGATCCATCGATGTCCTGATCGAGCGGTTCACAGCGGACCATCTTGCATTTCTCCGCAGATTCGCCGCTGCCTACGATGCCGATCAGGCTTCAACCGCGATATGCACGATCGACACGTCGGCGAACTCCGAGATCGCCGTGCAACGAAGTCTCTGGACCGACGGCGATGAAATGTCAGGTAATGAGGCGACGAATCTTGATCCGCAGATCAAACTGTTGCGCGAACGTGCGCTGCTAGCCAAACGCAGCATGCAGGGCACGATCGGGCCGCACCGCCGCGCTCTGGTCCACTATGTCCGTCCGATCGTGCGATTGGTGGTTCTAGGCGCCGGCAATGATGCGCGGCCAATATGCTCGCTCGGCCATTCGCTGGGCTGGCACGTATGCGTCGCCGATCGGCGGGCGCGAATGGCGACGCACGGCCGTTTTCCCGACGCCGACCAAGTCGTGGCGAGCGACTGGTGGACGGCGCTCCGCTCGATTACTTTCACACCCCAAACGGCCATCGTCTTAATGACACACAGTCTCGTGGATGATGCCGAAATTCTGCCGTTATTGGCCGAGCGACCAGCGGCCTACGTCGGCGTGCTGGGGCCAGCACATCGCCGCCGCTGGCTATTGGAACATGTCGAGGGCGCCACGACGTTGCCAGAGAAGTTTGTCAATCGCCTTCGTGGTCCGATCGGACTCGACTTGGGGGATCGCAGTCCGGGCGGGATCGCCGTGGCGATGGTTGCGGAGATCCTCGCCGAACTGAACGGTCGCACGCCGGTGCCGTTGTGCCAACCGACCGATGCGAAGCTATCGCAGAAGCACGTATTGCAGGGCGGCAGAGAGTTCCAGGGACATCGCAGCGATACACGTACCGTTGCGCATGCCCACTCCGGGCAGCAGGTATGCGACTTGGCCGCCGGCACACGGAGTGTGCCTACTACGTAGCAGGCATACTCCGTATGCCGTCGGCCACTTGAAACGCGTGCCATCATCCTGTTCAAGCGTTTCGGCCGCGAGCAAGCATGAGCGATGCGCTTGGTTCAAGCAGCAAGGTTTTAGCGGCGTCCAATTGCGAGCGAGAGCGAATCGGCATCGCCGCCGGCACACGGAGTGTGCCTACTACGTAGCAGGCATACTCCGTATGCCGTCGGCCACTTGAAACGCGTGCCATCATCTGTTCAAGCGTTTGTTCAAGCGTTTCGGCCGCGAGCAAGCATGAGCGATGCGCTTGGTTCAAGCAGCAAG encodes:
- a CDS encoding XdhC family protein; translation: MIRNDLKEMISLAERLEAAAEPAILATLFAANGSTYRPLGSMMIGGPSSAFLAGGVSGGCLEEFIARRGRALARQKSAIMLSFAADPDADHSDAPSLGCGGSIDVLIERFTADHLAFLRRFAAAYDADQASTAICTIDTSANSEIAVQRSLWTDGDEMSGNEATNLDPQIKLLRERALLAKRSMQGTIGPHRRALVHYVRPIVRLVVLGAGNDARPICSLGHSLGWHVCVADRRARMATHGRFPDADQVVASDWWTALRSITFTPQTAIVLMTHSLVDDAEILPLLAERPAAYVGVLGPAHRRRWLLEHVEGATTLPEKFVNRLRGPIGLDLGDRSPGGIAVAMVAEILAELNGRTPVPLCQPTDAKLSQKHVLQGGREFQGHRSDTRTVAHAHSGQQVCDLAAGTRSVPTT